A single region of the Gemella sp. zg-570 genome encodes:
- a CDS encoding replication-associated recombination protein A, translating to MTMRNLINKLRPKTISEVVGQKHLIGDGKILTKIIQTNNMFSFILYGQPGIGKTTIASALANELNFKFKILNAVNCSKKDLTDVIEESKRFKKIILLLDEFHRLTKPLQDILLPEIEYENIFVIGCTTQNPYHSVAPAIRSRLKIFELKQIEKKEIYTYLRTISNNIEIFNKNINIDDEVYKIISQNSYGDLRFAINTLEIIYNISEENEVISKEKFLNLSLGNFKSYDKDGDYFYNAISALQKSIRGSDVDAALYYLALLIDSGDLETLCRRLYVIAYEDIGLANPNIGSFVHAAIESSKSLGLPEARIPLANIVIQLALSQKSNSAMVAIDKALTEIKNNPKFEIPNHLKDNHYSGAEKLGAGLGYKYPHNYPNNYIKQQYLPNNLINKRFYEPNISNKNEKILKLYQDFLKSLK from the coding sequence ATAACTATGAGAAATTTAATAAATAAACTACGTCCAAAAACTATAAGTGAAGTTGTCGGACAAAAACATCTAATCGGTGATGGTAAAATATTAACTAAAATTATCCAAACAAATAATATGTTTTCTTTTATATTATACGGGCAACCAGGAATAGGAAAAACAACAATAGCTTCAGCCTTAGCTAACGAATTAAATTTTAAATTTAAAATTTTAAATGCTGTAAATTGTTCTAAAAAAGATTTAACAGATGTTATAGAAGAATCCAAAAGATTTAAAAAAATTATTTTATTATTAGATGAATTTCACCGTTTAACAAAGCCTCTTCAAGATATACTATTACCAGAAATAGAATATGAAAATATATTTGTTATAGGCTGTACAACACAAAATCCATATCACAGTGTAGCACCTGCTATTAGGTCAAGATTAAAAATATTTGAATTAAAACAAATTGAGAAAAAAGAAATATATACTTATTTAAGAACAATAAGTAATAACATTGAAATTTTTAATAAAAATATTAATATAGATGATGAAGTCTATAAAATAATATCACAAAATTCTTATGGAGATTTAAGATTTGCTATTAATACCTTAGAAATAATATATAATATTTCTGAAGAAAATGAAGTTATAAGTAAGGAAAAATTTTTAAACTTATCCTTGGGAAATTTTAAATCTTATGACAAAGATGGAGACTATTTTTATAATGCTATAAGCGCCTTACAAAAATCAATTAGAGGTAGTGATGTTGATGCTGCCCTTTATTATCTAGCACTACTAATTGATAGTGGAGATTTGGAAACTTTATGCAGAAGATTATATGTTATAGCTTATGAAGATATTGGTTTAGCTAATCCTAATATTGGTTCATTCGTTCATGCGGCAATAGAATCTTCAAAATCATTAGGCTTACCAGAAGCAAGAATACCACTTGCTAATATAGTAATTCAACTTGCTTTATCACAAAAATCGAATAGTGCTATGGTGGCAATAGACAAAGCACTAACAGAAATTAAAAACAATCCTAAATTTGAAATACCAAATCATTTAAAAGATAATCATTATAGCGGAGCAGAAAAACTAGGTGCAGGTCTTGGTTATAAATATCCTCATAACTATCCTAATAATTATATAAAACAACAATATCTTCCTAATAATTTAATTAATAAAAGATTTTATGAACCTAATATATCAAATAAAAATGAAAAAATTTTAAAATTATATCAAGATTTTCTTAAAAGTTTAAAATAA
- the prmC gene encoding peptide chain release factor N(5)-glutamine methyltransferase: protein MKRKQALEKACFLLREQAKEESLARFLLMYLLDEDVRKFNNNINLELEKKLEEKYFNLINEHILTNKPLSHLVGFDYFFDRKFIVNKFVLSPRMETEELVYTVINYIRKNENNNIKILDLCTGSGIIGISLAKEIPSLLVTASDISCDALSVAKENAKNLKAHIDFIQSDIFENIEDKFDIIVSNPPYISYSEKDSIENNVINYDPHIALFADEDGLYFYRKILEQAENYLTKEGLIFFEIGFNQKNKIIDLAKKNNFDAEILKDLNGRARIAIVIRIKK from the coding sequence ATGAAAAGAAAACAAGCTTTAGAAAAAGCTTGTTTTCTTTTAAGAGAACAGGCAAAAGAAGAAAGTCTAGCTAGATTTTTATTGATGTATTTACTTGATGAAGATGTTAGAAAATTTAATAATAATATAAATTTAGAATTAGAAAAAAAATTAGAAGAAAAATATTTTAATTTAATAAATGAGCATATATTAACAAATAAACCCTTAAGTCATTTAGTAGGTTTTGATTATTTTTTTGATAGAAAATTTATAGTAAATAAATTTGTTCTTTCTCCAAGAATGGAAACAGAAGAGTTAGTTTATACCGTAATAAATTATATAAGAAAGAATGAAAATAATAACATTAAAATATTAGATTTATGTACAGGTTCTGGAATAATAGGAATAAGTTTAGCTAAAGAAATACCGAGTTTATTAGTAACAGCATCTGATATAAGTTGTGATGCTTTGTCAGTTGCAAAAGAAAATGCAAAAAATCTAAAAGCTCATATAGATTTTATACAGTCTGATATTTTTGAAAATATAGAAGATAAATTTGATATTATTGTTTCTAATCCGCCTTATATTTCTTATTCGGAAAAAGATAGTATAGAAAATAATGTTATAAACTACGACCCTCATATAGCCTTGTTTGCTGATGAAGATGGTTTATATTTTTATAGAAAAATATTAGAGCAGGCAGAAAATTATTTAACTAAAGAGGGTTTAATATTTTTTGAAATTGGATTTAATCAAAAAAATAAAATTATAGATTTAGCGAAAAAAAATAATTTTGATGCTGAAATTTTAAAAGATTTAAATGGTAGGGCTAGAATAGCCATAGTTATAAGAATAAAAAAATAA
- the prfA gene encoding peptide chain release factor 1, translating into MEILGQLEIVEERYEKLNELLSDPDVVSDTKKLMEFSKEQRSIEKTVIVFREYKKIVQQIAETKELLEIEDDKEMKEMMQEELKELEPKLSPMEEELKILLLPKDPNDSKNVVVEVRGAAGGDEAALFAGDLLRMYTRYAESQGWKVEILERTEIGIGGVKEATFLVSGEEVYSKMKFESGAHRVQRVPTTESSGRIHTSTATVVVLPEVEEIEVDINENDIRVDTFASSGAGGQSVNTTMSAVRLTHIPTGVVVSMQDERSQIKNKEKAMKILRARVYDKFQQEEQEKFDAERKSKVGTGDRSERIRTYNYPQNRVTDHRIGLTIQKLDQIMEGKLDEIMESLRIAEQTEKMAELNKGDEL; encoded by the coding sequence ATGGAAATACTAGGTCAACTTGAAATAGTGGAAGAACGCTATGAAAAATTAAATGAATTGTTAAGTGATCCAGATGTAGTGAGCGATACTAAAAAATTAATGGAATTTTCTAAAGAACAACGCTCTATTGAAAAAACAGTAATAGTTTTTAGAGAATATAAAAAAATAGTTCAACAAATTGCAGAAACAAAAGAACTTTTAGAGATAGAAGATGATAAAGAAATGAAAGAAATGATGCAAGAAGAACTAAAAGAATTAGAACCAAAACTTTCACCTATGGAAGAAGAATTAAAAATATTATTGTTACCAAAAGACCCAAATGACAGCAAAAATGTTGTTGTTGAAGTTCGTGGTGCCGCTGGTGGAGATGAGGCTGCATTATTCGCAGGAGATTTGTTAAGAATGTATACTAGATATGCAGAATCTCAAGGTTGGAAAGTTGAAATTTTAGAAAGAACTGAAATTGGAATAGGTGGAGTTAAAGAAGCTACTTTCCTTGTGTCGGGAGAAGAAGTTTATTCTAAAATGAAATTTGAAAGTGGGGCACACAGGGTACAACGTGTACCGACAACAGAATCTAGTGGACGTATTCATACATCTACCGCAACAGTAGTAGTATTACCTGAAGTTGAAGAAATAGAAGTAGATATTAATGAAAATGATATCCGTGTAGATACATTTGCATCTTCTGGTGCAGGAGGACAATCAGTAAATACAACAATGTCAGCAGTCAGATTAACACACATACCTACTGGAGTTGTAGTTTCTATGCAAGATGAACGTTCACAAATAAAAAATAAAGAAAAGGCAATGAAAATTTTACGAGCTAGAGTTTATGATAAATTCCAACAAGAAGAACAAGAAAAATTTGATGCTGAAAGAAAATCAAAAGTAGGTACTGGAGACCGTTCAGAAAGAATAAGAACTTATAATTATCCTCAAAACAGGGTTACTGACCACAGAATAGGTCTTACTATTCAAAAGTTAGATCAAATTATGGAAGGAAAACTTGATGAAATAATGGAATCTTTAAGAATAGCTGAACAAACTGAAAAAATGGCAGAATTAAATAAAGGCGATGAATTATAA
- a CDS encoding thymidine kinase, protein MFEYRKTGWIECICGSMFSGKSEELIRRIKRGVIAKQKVLLFKPEIDNRYSKDKISTHNGNSYESISIKSSSEIYDYVKNKNYDIIGVDEVQFFDKDILKVINDLANNGVRVIVAGLDMDFKAEPFYPMPDIMAVSEIVTKLHAVCSKCGSEASLSQRLIDGTPAKYNDPVVVIGASESYEARCRHCHEIKRD, encoded by the coding sequence ATGTTTGAATATAGAAAAACGGGTTGGATAGAATGTATTTGTGGAAGTATGTTTTCTGGTAAATCAGAAGAATTAATACGCAGAATAAAAAGAGGAGTAATTGCCAAGCAAAAAGTTTTACTATTTAAACCTGAAATTGATAATAGATATAGTAAAGATAAAATATCGACACACAATGGAAATAGTTACGAATCAATTTCTATAAAGTCGTCATCGGAAATTTATGATTATGTAAAAAATAAAAATTATGATATTATAGGAGTTGATGAAGTGCAATTCTTTGATAAAGATATATTAAAAGTTATAAATGATTTAGCAAATAACGGGGTAAGAGTTATAGTCGCTGGTCTGGATATGGATTTTAAGGCTGAACCATTTTATCCTATGCCAGATATAATGGCTGTTAGTGAAATAGTTACGAAATTACATGCAGTATGTAGCAAGTGTGGGAGTGAAGCAAGTCTTAGTCAAAGATTAATAGATGGAACACCAGCAAAATATAATGACCCTGTTGTTGTAATTGGAGCTAGTGAATCTTATGAAGCTAGATGTAGACATTGTCATGAAATAAAAAGAGATTAA
- a CDS encoding type B 50S ribosomal protein L31 has protein sequence MKQGIHPDYRKVVFMDTTSGFKFLSGSTKPAKETIVWEDGNEYPLLKVEISSDTHPFYTGRQRFAQADGRIERFNKKYGIK, from the coding sequence ATGAAACAAGGAATACACCCAGATTATCGTAAAGTTGTATTTATGGATACAACAAGTGGTTTCAAATTTTTAAGCGGATCAACTAAACCAGCTAAAGAAACAATTGTGTGGGAAGATGGTAATGAATATCCATTACTAAAAGTGGAAATTAGTTCAGACACTCATCCATTTTACACAGGACGTCAAAGATTTGCTCAAGCAGATGGACGTATCGAACGTTTCAACAAAAAATACGGAATCAAGTAA
- the priA gene encoding primosomal protein N': protein MFVQVIVDVKNSRIDKKFYYKIPQKYINKNLLGYRVEVPFGSRIIQGYIVEQKENPNFDVAKIKEIKKIKDDYPVLNNELILLSSVLADELYCTQIQVIEAMLPTILKNKYKEYYKLAADDLTLFQYKKYFSNEGILEKNKLERLLDSEELSYLISNKIIKLISIVEEQLKSNNEKYITLNNFGNNIKLTAKQKILIDYLEKNIDIKKSLIKDKLQIGESVIKNLLEKDIIKYIYKENIFEANEYTYNNKNILNEEQTRVYDTVRQSLINQKFADYLLHGVTGSGKTEVYINLVKDCINLDKQAIILVPEIILTPQIEEKFKKVFGDNISVLHSRLNKKEKYEEWKKIKEQKVNICLGTRSAIFAPFENIGLIIIDEEHENSYKQQESPRYDAKDIAKKRAVFNKATLLYASATPSVDLYYEFKNFKKNRLLKLSKRFNNQFPIIDIISLENKENVIDEKLLGMIEETISKNEQVLLLINKRGYTNFIRCFTCGHIYKCEKCDISLNYHKNDKSLQCHFCGYRKKIFSIKKCCENPELVSGVFGIQKVEEYIKSKLPEAKIIRMDSDTTSRKGMYEKLLTDFKNKKADILLGTQMISKGLDFPDITLVGILSVDSMLAIPSFKSNEKLFQLLVQTSGRAGRKDKQGRVILQSNVDSNIVTYAVNADYEKFYEYEINRRKIIEYPPFCKISFIMIKGSDEEKTKLAAITIYNFLHKNYYKEKILGPNKSNFYKINNEYRFNIAVRFEEKDYNKLHKLLKYINNYFQQVYIKDKISIVIDNSVQDYI from the coding sequence ATGTTTGTTCAAGTAATAGTTGATGTGAAAAACAGTAGAATTGATAAAAAATTTTATTATAAAATTCCTCAAAAATATATCAACAAAAATTTACTTGGATATAGGGTAGAAGTACCTTTTGGTAGTAGAATTATTCAGGGATATATTGTTGAACAAAAAGAAAACCCTAATTTTGATGTAGCTAAAATAAAAGAAATTAAAAAAATAAAAGATGATTATCCAGTATTAAATAATGAATTAATACTCTTATCTTCTGTTTTGGCTGATGAACTATATTGTACTCAGATACAAGTTATAGAAGCTATGTTACCAACAATATTAAAAAATAAGTATAAAGAATATTATAAATTAGCAGCTGATGATTTAACACTTTTTCAATATAAAAAATATTTTTCTAATGAAGGAATTTTAGAAAAAAATAAATTAGAAAGATTATTAGATTCAGAAGAGTTATCATATTTGATTTCTAATAAAATAATAAAATTAATTAGTATCGTAGAAGAACAATTAAAATCTAATAACGAAAAATATATTACTTTAAATAATTTTGGTAATAATATAAAACTTACTGCTAAACAAAAAATATTAATAGACTATTTAGAAAAAAATATTGATATAAAAAAATCATTGATAAAAGATAAGCTCCAAATAGGAGAAAGTGTTATAAAAAATTTATTAGAAAAAGATATAATCAAATATATTTATAAAGAAAATATATTTGAAGCTAATGAATACACTTATAATAATAAGAATATTTTAAATGAAGAACAAACTAGAGTTTATGATACTGTAAGACAAAGTCTTATTAATCAAAAATTTGCAGATTATTTGCTACATGGAGTTACTGGCTCGGGAAAAACAGAAGTCTATATAAATTTAGTTAAAGATTGTATAAATTTAGATAAACAAGCTATTATTTTAGTTCCTGAAATTATACTAACACCTCAAATTGAAGAAAAATTTAAAAAAGTTTTTGGCGATAATATTTCTGTTTTGCATTCCAGATTAAATAAAAAAGAAAAATATGAGGAATGGAAAAAAATAAAAGAACAGAAAGTTAATATATGTTTAGGAACAAGGTCAGCAATATTTGCTCCTTTTGAAAATATAGGATTGATAATAATAGATGAAGAACATGAAAATTCTTATAAACAACAAGAATCTCCTAGGTATGATGCAAAAGATATAGCTAAAAAAAGAGCTGTTTTTAACAAAGCAACACTACTTTATGCGAGTGCAACTCCGTCAGTTGATTTATACTATGAATTTAAAAATTTCAAAAAAAATAGATTGTTGAAATTATCTAAAAGATTTAATAATCAATTTCCTATAATAGATATTATTTCTTTAGAAAATAAGGAAAATGTTATTGATGAAAAATTACTTGGTATGATTGAAGAAACTATCTCTAAAAATGAGCAAGTTCTTTTACTTATTAATAAGAGGGGATACACTAATTTCATACGTTGTTTTACTTGTGGTCATATCTATAAATGTGAAAAGTGTGATATAAGTTTAAATTATCATAAAAATGATAAAAGTTTACAGTGCCATTTTTGTGGTTATAGAAAAAAAATATTTTCTATAAAAAAATGTTGCGAAAATCCAGAATTAGTATCAGGTGTATTTGGCATTCAAAAGGTTGAAGAATATATTAAAAGTAAATTACCAGAAGCGAAAATAATAAGAATGGATTCTGATACAACTTCACGAAAAGGTATGTATGAAAAATTATTAACAGATTTTAAAAATAAGAAAGCTGATATATTGTTAGGAACGCAAATGATTTCTAAGGGGCTTGATTTTCCAGATATTACTCTTGTAGGTATATTATCTGTCGATAGTATGTTAGCAATTCCTAGCTTTAAGTCAAATGAAAAATTATTTCAACTCTTGGTTCAAACTTCTGGTAGAGCTGGACGTAAGGATAAGCAAGGTAGAGTAATATTACAATCTAATGTTGATAGTAATATTGTAACTTATGCCGTAAATGCAGACTATGAAAAATTTTATGAATACGAAATAAACAGAAGGAAAATTATAGAATATCCACCTTTTTGTAAAATATCTTTTATTATGATAAAGGGTAGTGATGAAGAAAAAACAAAGCTAGCAGCTATAACAATTTATAATTTTTTACATAAGAATTATTATAAAGAAAAAATATTAGGACCTAATAAAAGTAATTTTTATAAAATAAATAATGAATATAGATTTAATATAGCTGTGCGTTTTGAAGAAAAAGACTACAATAAATTACATAAATTATTAAAATATATAAATAACTATTTCCAACAAGTTTATATAAAAGATAAAATATCAATAGTGATAGATAATTCAGTTCAAGATTATATTTAA